The region GCATGGTGCATACACTTTGAAAGCCTGTATATAATCCAATCGCCGTAGCGGTATCTTTTTTATCGGCAATATTGGTAATCCAGGCTTTGGAAATTCCTTCTGTAGAGGCCGAGTAAACACCGTAAACAAAAAACATTGACAGCGTAAAGTAAATATTAGTACTCATCGACATACCAAAATAAACAATGGTGAATAAAAACAAACCAAATATATAAACCGTTTTTAAATTCAGTTTATCGGCAATGATTCCTGCCGGAAGAGCAAACAGCGCATAAATTAAATTGTAGAAAATATATACCCCAACCACCATGGTGTCGCTTAATCCGGATTCTTTGGCTTTCAATAATAGAAAAACATCAGAGCTGTTGAATAAGGTGAAAACCAAAAGACCAATAATTAATTTGCGGTATTGATCAGGTGCGGTTTTCCAATAATTTAGAAAGGAAAGTGATTTTACAATGGGTTTATCGGGATGTTTAGCTTTTGGTTTATCTTTTAGTAAAAAAGAAGCGGCAACGGCCAATACGCCCGGAATAAAGGCAATGTAAAATAAAGTAATATAATCTTCCGGAAAAAAGTAGAGATAGAGTAAAGCTAATAAGGGACCAATAAATGCGCCGGTAGTATCCATAGCCCGGTGAAAGCCAAAAACTTTTCCTTTGTTTTCTTTGGTGGATTCATCCGATAAAATAGCGTCTCTCGCTGCGGTTCGTATTCCTTTTCCCAAACGATCCAGTGTACGTGAAAAAAATATCCAAATCGGAAACGTAAACATCGCCATCATTGGGCGCGAGATACCACTTAAGGCGTATCCCAATTGAACAAAAGGCATACGTTTTCCCGTAACGTCGGATAGTTTTCCGAAATAACCTTTGCTTAATCCTGCAGTTGCTTCTGCAATGCCTTCTAAAACACCAATGAGTACAACCGAAAAGCCAATGCTTTTTAAATACACCGGCATAATGGGATAAAGCATTTCACTGGCAACATCAGTAAATAAACTTACCAACGATAAAATCCAAACTGTTCTAGTAATGCCTTTCAATGCTTGCTATTTTTACAAATGTAATGTTTAATGCATAAAAAAAGCCGCGAATTCATCACGGCTTTAAAATTTAATTTCGGAATATATTATTTAGCGAAATCTTTTTCTTTATGTTTTTTGATTTGTGTTTTAAGCGCATCACAAGCCGTGTCTACAGCTTCTTCAAATGTTGAGCATTGTTTCTTTGCGAATAATTCGTGACCCGGAGCGTGCAATTTAATCTCCGCCACTTTATTGTTACTGTTATCTGCTTTATCTAATCGTAAAATAACATCACAATTAATTAAGCCTTCATGAAAGGTTTTAAGTTTTCCTACTTTTTCTTCAACGTGAGCAATTAATTTTTTGTCTGCATCAAAGTGTACTGATTGAATGTTTGTTTCCATGATTTTTTTCCTCCTTTTATTTTTAATTAATCACCCGAACGCGGGTGCGCTTGTTTGTATGTTTTTTTTAGTTTGTCAATCGAATTGTGTGTGTATATCTGAGTAGCGGATAAGTTACTATGACCCAATAATTCTTTCACCGCATTAATATCGGCTCCGTTATTCAATAAATGTGTAGCGAATGTGTGGCGCAAAACGTGAGGACTTTTTTTACCGAGGGTAGTCACAGTGCCTAAATACTTGTTTACGATTTTATAAACCTCTGCCTCTTTCAATGCCTTGTCTTTTTTAGTTACAAATAGAAATGAGTTCACTAAACCCTCATTCTTTTTTACTTGTAAATAGGCTTCCAGGTTGCGTTTTAGCTCTAAAGAAACCGGTAAAATTCTTTCTTTATTTCGTTTCCCCAATACCTTAATAGTAAGGTTGTAAAAATCAATATCTTGCTCTTTAAGGCTACAAAGTTCAGCTCTTCTGAATCCGGTTTGATACAGAATATCCAATACTAATTTATCACGCTGTCCTTCAAAGCCTTCTTCAAAAGAAATTTTGGAAAACAGGTCGCTCATTTGGTTTTCATCCACAAAAACAGGGAGCTTTTTTGGTGTTTTTGGTCCTTGTATTTTTTGTAAAGGATTGATGCTTATATGATTGTTTCGGAGTAAGAATTTGTAGAACGATTTTAAAGCAGAGATCTTACGGTTAACGGTGCGGGCTGTTAGTCCGGAATCAATGAGTTCAGCAATCCAGGCTCTGATGTTAAGATAGGAAACAAGGGTAAAATCGGCGGGATTAATTTCCCGTTCTAAGTATGCTTGAAATTGCTGTAAATCGTTTTGGTAGGAGAGAGCGGTGTGCTTGGAGAACTTCTTTTCGTGCGCGATATAATCTAAAAAGTTATGTAGAAGCGTATCGGCCATAAAATAAAAATTCCTGAATCGAAGTTATAGAATTCAATTCAGGAATGCAATGA is a window of Bacteroidota bacterium DNA encoding:
- the raiA gene encoding ribosome-associated translation inhibitor RaiA, which produces METNIQSVHFDADKKLIAHVEEKVGKLKTFHEGLINCDVILRLDKADNSNNKVAEIKLHAPGHELFAKKQCSTFEEAVDTACDALKTQIKKHKEKDFAK
- a CDS encoding MFS transporter, with protein sequence MKGITRTVWILSLVSLFTDVASEMLYPIMPVYLKSIGFSVVLIGVLEGIAEATAGLSKGYFGKLSDVTGKRMPFVQLGYALSGISRPMMAMFTFPIWIFFSRTLDRLGKGIRTAARDAILSDESTKENKGKVFGFHRAMDTTGAFIGPLLALLYLYFFPEDYITLFYIAFIPGVLAVAASFLLKDKPKAKHPDKPIVKSLSFLNYWKTAPDQYRKLIIGLLVFTLFNSSDVFLLLKAKESGLSDTMVVGVYIFYNLIYALFALPAGIIADKLNLKTVYIFGLFLFTIVYFGMSMSTNIYFTLSMFFVYGVYSASTEGISKAWITNIADKKDTATAIGLYTGFQSVCTMLASSITGIVWYNFGGFEAFLTTALMTLMVALYLIMSVPKPEK
- a CDS encoding tyrosine-type recombinase/integrase; the protein is MADTLLHNFLDYIAHEKKFSKHTALSYQNDLQQFQAYLEREINPADFTLVSYLNIRAWIAELIDSGLTARTVNRKISALKSFYKFLLRNNHISINPLQKIQGPKTPKKLPVFVDENQMSDLFSKISFEEGFEGQRDKLVLDILYQTGFRRAELCSLKEQDIDFYNLTIKVLGKRNKERILPVSLELKRNLEAYLQVKKNEGLVNSFLFVTKKDKALKEAEVYKIVNKYLGTVTTLGKKSPHVLRHTFATHLLNNGADINAVKELLGHSNLSATQIYTHNSIDKLKKTYKQAHPRSGD